The Arachis hypogaea cultivar Tifrunner chromosome 16, arahy.Tifrunner.gnm2.J5K5, whole genome shotgun sequence genome contains a region encoding:
- the LOC112756325 gene encoding probable aspartic proteinase GIP2 yields MAQKLLAAFLLLLFSAAITVSSAQKSFRPKALVIPIKKDTSTNQYLTTIRQRTPLVPVSLVLDLGGQFLWVDCDKNYVSSTYRPARCGSAQCSLAGSTSCGTCNSPPRPGCNNNTCGLIPDNTITHTATGGELAEDAVSVQSTNGFNPGQNVTVSRFLFSCAPTFLLKGLASGVSGMAGLGRTKIALPTQFASAFSFARKFAVCLSSNGVVFFGDGPYGFLPNVEYDSKSLTYTPLFINPVSTASAYSQGEPSAEYFIGVSSIKVDQNVVKVKSSLLTINKTSGVGGTKISTVNPYTVLEDSIFNALVKSFVNASAARNITRVASVKPFGACFSTENVFSTRFGYAVPTIELVLENAKLSWSIFGANSVVQVSDKVICLGFVNGGKNPRTSIVIGGYQLENNLLQFDLAASRLGFSSLLFGRQTTCSNFNFTSTA; encoded by the coding sequence ATGGCACAAAAACTCTTGGCAgctttcctcctcctcctcttctccgCCGCCATCACCGTCTCTTCAGCTCAGAAATCATTCAGACCAAAAGCATTGGTGATCCCAATCAAGAAGGACACTTCCACAAATCAGTACCTCACAACAATCCGGCAGCGCACCCCTCTCGTCCCCGTCTCCCTCGTCCTCGACCTCGGCGGCCAGTTTCTCTGGGTCGACTGCGACAAAAACTACGTCTCCTCCACCTACCGCCCCGCCCGCTGCGGCTCCGCCCAGTGCTCCCTCGCCGGCTCCACCTCCTGCGGCACCTGCAACTCCCCTCCCCGCCCAGGATGCAACAACAACACCTGCGGCCTCATACCGGACAACACCATCACCCACACCGCCACCGGCGGCGAGCTCGCGGAAGACGCCGTGTCCGTACAATCCACTAACGGCTTCAATCCAGGCCAAAACGTCACCGTTTCGCGCTTCCTCTTCTCCTGCGCCCcaactttcctcctcaaaggccTCGCTAGCGGCGTCTCCGGCATGGCGGGTCTCGGAAGGACGAAAATCGCACTTCCCACGCAGTTCGCCTCCGCTTTCAGCTTCGCCAGAAAATTCGCCGTTTGCTTATCCTCAAACGGCGTCGTTTTCTTCGGAGATGGACCGTACGGTTTCCTCCCGAACGTCGAGTACGATTCGAAATCCCTAACCTACACACCTCTCTTCATCAACCCCGTGAGCACCGCCTCCGCTTACTCCCAAGGAGAACCCTCCGCTGAGTACTTCATCGGCGTGAGTTCCATTAAAGTTGACCAAAACGTGGTCAAAGTCAAATCCAGCTTGTTGACCATCAACAAGACCAGCGGCGTGGGTGGAACCAAGATCAGCACTGTAAACCCTTACACGGTTCTAGAAGATTCGATCTTCAACGCCTTGGTTAAGTCCTTCGTGAATGCCTCGGCTGCAAGGAACATAACAAGGGTGGCTTCGGTGAAGCCGTTCGGAGCATGCTTCAGCACGGAGAACGTGTTCAGCACGCGCTTCGGGTACGCGGTTCCAACAATCGAGCTTGTTCTTGAAAACGCGAAATTGAGTTGGAGCATATTCGGTGCTAACTCGGTGGTTCAAGTGAGTGATAAAGTGATATGTCTTGGGTTCGTGAACGGTGGGAAGAACCCTAGAACCTCCATCGTGATCGGAGGGTATCAGTTAGAGAACAATCTTTTGCAGTTCGATCTGGCTGCTTCCAGATTGGGATTCAGTTCTTTGCTCTTTGGAAGACAAACCACGTGTTCCAACTTCAATTTCACCTCCAccgcttaa